One Salvia splendens isolate huo1 chromosome 12, SspV2, whole genome shotgun sequence genomic window carries:
- the LOC121759249 gene encoding transcription factor TCP2-like yields MEVDDQIRCKFPRISGKLGHAQKMDDEEDEGDNNNKRGAASAAAVDLGGGVGRLYNWPSSRIVRVSRASGGKDRHSKVLTSKGLRDRRVRLSVNTAIQFYDLQDRLGYDQPSKAVEWLLKAAASSIAELPPMNTPFPDTPKQLSDEKRSSTGGSDQLCFDSAEIDLDGGGGGGGGGDLNYSNQQQVTKSSACSSTSETSKGSGLSLSRSESRIKARERAKERVAEKEKESTTHHGAASLNTISHTTSFTELLSGGIGSVSNNASSPNSTAAAAQRHWSSTPMDYFTSGLLGPPSTTRPAQMHIPANNPYTSVASPLFSVSADNHHHHPELQHFSFVPDQFVPAGNAAAGGNHHHNSGGGQQHNSSIEYNLNFTISSSANSSGLGGFNRGTLQSNSSSPSLLPHLQRYSSDGSAPSFFIGTAETHHQFLSAGYDPRGLQLCYGDAHGRHYAAQRGKGKN; encoded by the coding sequence ATGGAGGTAGATGATCAGATTCGATGTAAGTTCCCTAGAATCAGCGGTAAATTAGGGCACGCTCAGAAGATGGACGATGAGGAGGATGAAGGGGATAATAATAACAAGAGAggcgccgcctccgccgccgccgtggATCTCGGAGGTGGAGTTGGGAGATTATACAACTGGCCTTCGTCGCGGATTGTTAGGGTTTCGAGGGCTTCCGGCGGGAAGGATCGGCATAGCAAGGTGCTGACTTCGAAGGGGCTGAGGGATCGGAGGGTGAGGCTGTCGGTGAACACCGCCATCCAATTTTACGATTTGCAGGATCGGTTGGGGTATGATCAGCCGAGCAAGGCGGTGGAGTGGCTGCTCAAGGCGGCGGCGAGCTCGATTGCGGAGCTGCCGCCGATGAATACTCCGTTTCCTGACACCCCCAAGCAGCTGAGCGATGAGAAGAGGTCGAGCACCGGTGGAAGCGATCAGCTTTGCTTCGACTCAGCTGAGATCGATTTggacggcggcggtggcggaggcggcggaggcgatTTGAATTACTCAAATCAGCAGCAGGTGACGAAATCGTCGGCGTGTAGCAGCACCTCTGAGACGAGCAAGGGCTCGGGGCTTTCTCTCTCCAGATCTGAGAGCCGAATTAAGGCGAGGGAGCGGGCCAAGGAGAGAGTGgcggagaaggagaaggagtcGACGACACATCACGGCGCCGCATCTCTCAACACTATCTCTCACACTACTTCCTTCACCGAGCTCTTGAGTGGCGGAATTGGTAGTGTCAGTAACAATGCCTCAAGCCCTAAttccaccgccgccgctgcacaAAGGCACTGGTCCTCCACTCCCATGGACTACTTCACCTCCGGCCTCCTAGGGCCGCCGTCCACCACCCGTCCGGCTCAAATGCATATTCCGGCGAACAACCCCTACACCTCCGTCGCTTCGCCGCTGTTCAGCGTCTCCGccgacaaccaccaccaccacccggAGCTCCAGCACTTCTCATTCGTGCCAGACCAATTTGTCCCCGCCGGGAACGCCGCCGCGGGAGGAAACCACCACCACAACAGCGGCGGCGGGCAGCAGCACAACAGCAGCATTGAGTACAATCTCAACTTCACGATATCCTCTTCCGCCAATTCATCTGGCCTTGGTGGCTTCAACAGGGGGACCCTTCAGTCCAATTCATCCTCGCCGTCACTACTGCCTCACCTCCAGAGGTACTCATCCGACGGATCCGCCCCGAGTTTCTTCATCGGCACGGCCGAGACCCACCACCAGTTCCTCTCCGCCGGCTACGACCCCCGCGGCCTGCAGCTCTGCTACGGCGACGCCCACGGCCGCCACTACGCCGCCCAGAGAGGGAAAGGCAAGAACTGA